A DNA window from Peptostreptococcaceae bacterium contains the following coding sequences:
- a CDS encoding TrpR-like protein YerC/YecD, whose product MPYDSKLSNTYMDELYDAILLLENREECYRFFEDICTIKELQSISQRLQVAKLLNDKNTYHEIEKITGASTATISRVNRCIQYGAE is encoded by the coding sequence ATGCCTTATGATTCTAAGCTTTCAAACACATACATGGATGAATTGTATGATGCAATACTTCTTTTGGAAAACAGGGAGGAATGCTATCGGTTTTTTGAGGACATATGTACAATCAAGGAACTGCAATCGATATCCCAAAGGCTTCAAGTGGCCAAGCTTTTGAATGACAAAAATACTTACCATGAGATAGAGAAAATAACAGGCGCCAGTACGGCTACAATCAGCAGGGTGAATAGGTGCATACAATATGGTGCAGAA